A genomic stretch from Sander vitreus isolate 19-12246 chromosome 17, sanVit1, whole genome shotgun sequence includes:
- the dennd6b gene encoding protein DENND6B: protein MNQFDGSEDADRGACRGPWARFSSWLECVCVVTFDLELGQAIELVYPQDVKLTEKEKTSICYLSFPDSYSGCLGDTQFSFRLRHSVGRRAWRLREDVYNRDAPATLQTEASHFFGYVYFRQVKDVSVRRGYFQKSLVLVSRLPYYGLFHSLLQVVAPEFFEKLQPCLEAVCSEIDQWPSPIPGQTLHLPLMGGVLQVRIPSKTDKPGSPVRQTDRQNVLPAPTVLPSVHELDLFKCFQPVLVHLQMFWELVLLGEPLVVMAPSPTVSSETVLALISIISPLRFCCDFRPYFTVHDSEFREFTTRTQAPPNVVLGVTNPFFIKTFQNWPHVVRLGETKMAGDLPKQVKVKKPSKLKTLETKPGVYTEFKTFLHKDKILIKRLLKGIQRKRPSEVQSAILRRHLLELTQSFIIPLERYMASLMPLQRSVTPWKTPPQIRPFSQEDFMSTLDHTGPQLTSGLKGDWTGLYRKFFRSPNFDGWYRHRHKEMTQKLESLHLEVLCDTDLMSWTKEKSEVEIVDLILKLREKLSKARRQQLQVKDGVLEKLDRFLAAAIGSLPADLHTALNTR from the exons GGCCTGCCGGGGCCCTTGGGCCCGGTTCTCCTCCTGGTTAGAGTGCGTGTGTGTCGTTACCTTCGACCTCGAGCTCGGACAAGCCATAGAG cTGGTGTATCCTCAGGATGTGAAACTCACTGAGAAGGAG AAAACCAGCATCTGCTACCTGTCCTTCCCAGACTCGTACTCAG GATGCCTTGGGGACACTCAATTCAGTTTCAGGTTACGTCATTCGGTCGGCCGCAGAGCGTGGAGGCTCCGAGAAGATGTTTACAACAGAGACGCCCCGGCCACCCTGCAg ACCGAAGCGTCCCATTTCTTCGGTTACGTCTATTTCAGACAAGTGAAGGACGTTTCTGTGAGGAGAGGATACTTCCAGAAG tCTCTGGTGCTGGTATCCAGGTTACCATATTATGGGCTGTTCCACTCGCTACTGCAGGTCGTTGCTCCCGAGTTCTTCGAGAAGCTGCAGCCGTGTCTGGAAGCAG TGTGCAGCGAGATCGACCAATGGCCTTCCCCCATTCCTGGACAGACGCTCCACCTGCCGCTGATGGGCGGGGTTTTACAG GTTCGGATTCCTTCCAAAACAGACAAACCAGGAAGTCCAGTCAGACAGACTGATAGACAG AACGTGCTGCCGGCTCCGACGGTGCTGCCCTCCGTCCACGAACTGGACCTCTTCAA gTGTTTCCAGCCAGTCCTCGTTCACCTTCAGATGTTCTGGGAGCTTGTGTTGCTAGGGGAACCACTGGTCGTCATGGCGCCGTCTCCCACCGTCTCCTCGGAAACCGTGCTGGCTCTCATCAG caTCATCAGTCCTCTGAGGTTCTGCTGTGACTTCCGTCCGTACTTCACCGTCCACGACAGCGAGTTCAGAGAGTTCACCACCAGGACGCAGGCTCC gcctAACGTGGTGTTGGGCGTCACCAACCCGTTCTTCATCAAGACGTTTCAGAACTGGCCGCACGTCGTCCGCCTCGGAGAAACCAAGATGGCCG GTGATTTACCCAAACAGGTGAAGGTGAAGAAGCCGTCCAAACTGAAAACTCTGGAAACCAAACCAG GCGTCTACACGGAATTCAAGACGTTTCTACACAAAGACAAGATTCTGATTAAAAGACTGCTGAAG GGGATTCAGAGGAAGCGTCCGTCGGAGGTTCAGAGCGCCATCTTGAGGCGACACCTGTTGGAGCTCACGCAGAGTTTCATCATCCCTCTG gaGCGGTACATGGCGAGCCTGATGCCTCTGCAGAGGTCAGTGACACCGTGGAAG actccCCCTCAGATCCGTCCCTTCAGTCAGGAAGATTTCATGTCCACTCTGGACCACACGGGGCCTCAGCTGACCTCAGGGCTCAAAGGGGATTGGACGGGACTCTACAG GAAGTTCTTCCGCTCTCCGAACTTTGACGGCTGGTATCGGCATCGCCACAAAGAGATGACGCAGAAACTGGAGAGTCTTCATCTGGAGGTCCTCTGTGACACC GATCTGATGAGTTGGACCAAAGAGAAGTCTGAGGTGGAAATCGTCGACTTGATTCTGAAGCTccgagagaaactt AGTAAAGCTCGGCGCCAGCAGCTGCAGGTGAAGGACGGCGTTCTAGAGAAACTGGACCGATTCCTCGCTGCGGCCATCGGCTCGCTGCCCGCCGATCTGCACACGGCCCTCAACACTCGCTGA